Genomic segment of Acomys russatus chromosome 9, mAcoRus1.1, whole genome shotgun sequence:
agagagagagagatggggaacagaaagaagaaaattagaaagatgagcagcagcaagcaaggagatattagatagaaagacagcaagcaagtaagcgaacaaggagcaaggagtcagacagacagcaagtgaGACAGACGGAGACAGCTAGAAGAAAAGTTCTCCGGGGCTTTAACACCTTCAACTTgtaccaccaaaaaaaaaaaaaaaaaaaaaaagataaaaaaagataaaaatctttttaaatagaGACAAATTTAGTGTTTCTAAATGATTAACAATAGAATGCAGATTATTGTAAATAAGTGTATCTCAAGAAAGTTTAAGGAAAAATATTAGCTGAACTTGGCAGTTTATGCATataatccttgcacttgggaggtagaggcagggtgatcctgagtttgaggccagcctgggctacacaatgagactatCTCCAAATTCCCAGAGCTGGAGCTATGTATGACTTAGTGTAGACAGAACCCTTGCATAGTaggcatgaggtcctgagtttcacCCGTCTAActacaaaaacatacaaaaacacccaaagcaaaaacaagaccCTCATAAAACATTCTATGATGCACTGAAATCACCAATAAGTAAAATTATGCTAGCAAAGTGTTGCTATGCCCATGGGTGAAGGCAGCATCTCTTCATCTAGGCACGTTTGGTTGCTCCTGCTGCTCATCTCTGAGATGCTACAGCGCATCTTCTGCTCATCTCAGAGATGCTGCAGCACATCTTCCTGTCATACATGGTCCTGAAGAAAGAGCTGACGGAAGCCGGTAACTTTTAACTATTACATGCGCTTCCCATTAGCTTGAATTTCTTGTTTTAAGTTGGCAAACAAGAAATCCTGCTGGTGACCTGGGTAAAACGATGTCACCTTCTGCTGCTTTTACCTTCCATGGCTGGGATGCAGGTCGGAGCCGGCCTCCTTCCTACTCTTTACCTCAACGTCCGCATGGTCTCCCCTGCTGCTCCATGCTCAGAGCTCCCTAGGACCGCCAGAAGAGCTTGCCATAAAACCTTTACATTAAAAACTATGACGTACCCGCCTCCAAAAATGACTCTATTTTAGGGAATGTTGAAGTCTGTAATTTATTTCAGCTCCTACTGAACGCTGGCTCCCCAAACATATGGCTGGTTCTTCCCAATTGACCATGCAGCCAGAGAAAACAGTCATTATTTTGAAGACTGAATTTGAGATGTGTTTCCCTTAGTAATCTTCTGTATTGTGCCATAAAGAGCATATTTGCATTATTGCATCCCACCCCATCTATAAAATTCAGAATTTATTGAGACACTATTGAGTAAAGACTCTGAAACCATACTGAGCTTGGATATCAGAGAAGAGGAATAGATTTTGCTATTTGGGAAGCATTCATTTAAAAGCCAGGCACCATGCTGGGCCTTCTAGAGAGGGGGCGTGGGGGGATGAGTTGCATCAGGAATGTGTTAATCCACTGGCTAGTAATGGactgagctgggcagtggctTGGAGCAGCCAGGCAGAGCATCACCCAGTCCTACCTGTACAGAACTGTTGCTTCAGCTTGCCCCTCTACTCTCCCATATGTAAAATGCTGACACCGTGATGTGTCAACTAAACCTGCTAGTAAGTTATGCACGTGGAACAGTGTCTCTCATACAATAAACATAATGTGACAACTAGTAGTTAAAGGCAAATCTACAGAAACCCCTGTGTGCTTGGCTAGACTTCTCCATGATTTAGTGTCAGGAGCAGGTGGCTGTGATGGTGGCTCAGGGGTCTGCCAGCAGCACTGTGAGCAGCTCAAAGCCACACCAGCCCTAGGATCTTGCCAATAGGGCCAGAGACTTGGCTTTGGGGAGAGGGGTGCCTCGGTGTGGTAGCCTCCCCCATCCTCTGTAGTTTAGATACTTAACATCTCGGCCAATTTTACATTCCTGGTGACTTAAGTGCCAGCTCACAGAATTGTTTAGTGTTGCCCAGTCTACTCATGCGATGTCAAAAGAAGCTCTAACACACAGCTGGGGTTGGGCTGGACCAGCAAGTGCTTGTGAAAAGCTCACTATGAGCACTGCTTTATTCTAGCAGTCAGGTGCGAGATGAGGGGAAAGGAAAACCAAAGAGACCCGTTCTCTGCCTGTGAGGGTGTACATTTTAACATAAGAGACAAATGAATCTCATCACTGTGCGAGGTGAGCCCGGGGCTCTCGGGACACTTTGTAACTCTGGCGGGAATAGAACAGCGAGGGAAACATGGACCGTTGAATGACAAAGTCTTATTTCATATGTGGGTGAGCCTTAGGAGGGAATGAAAAACATGTCCGCCCAGAGTTGGCTGGTGGCTCCAAACCACACTGGTGGCCACTTGTAGAGTTGGCCGGCAGTAAATCCAGTGACCTCGCTGAGCCTGCATGTCTGAAGACTggtgaagcaaaagaaaatttgatAAATTATCTTTAGTCTACACATTAAATGACAATGCTGTTTTCTAactccttcattttctctctttttaattctgaAGTGTTCCTCCTTATAAAGACATGATATGTggtttttcccattcttttttcATTACTCTACCTAGTAAGAGATATGGTATGCTATGGGAAGTGGGAGCAGGAGGGGCCAGGCATCCTGtgccatcctcagctgcatagtgatATTGAAATCAGCCTGGATTACATGATATAATGGCCTCACCACAAACATTGTATTACAGTTTATATacaagaatattcttttttttttttaagtcttacaTTTTAGGTAGTGTTTATCCCTCCCAAGATGAATGAAACAAGTCTACATGATTTATAAAAGTATGTTGGAATAAGAATGTTGATCATAATGATAtgcacttttttatttaatttgtgagATTTTGTGTGTGGAGGGTATGCATGTGACTGTgaggacacacacatatgtagaggCCACTAGAAGATGTTGGATGTttttctcaattgctctccaccttaagTTTTGAGATaggagccaggcattgtggcacacacctttaatcccagcactcagggaagcagaggcaggtgtatctctgcaagtttaaagccagcctggtctacaaagtgagtccaggacaaccaaggctatgcagagaaaccctgtctcaaaaaacaaaagaaaataaaaacaacaacaacaaaacattttgagacaggctctctcatggaacctggagctcactgcttaagttagactggctgaccagcaaacTGCAGCTCCCAGGATGTACCCCGTCTCCTCCTACCATACACTAGCCTACAGACATATCTGTGGAGTTTACATGGGAAGTGGGGATTTGAGTTCAGGTCTTCTTGCTtccacagccagtgctcttactcaAGGCGTCATCTCTCTTAGCCCCCAACCTGCTATTTTTTAgctgtccccaccccactccccacaaagtctgtttctgtttcttactccttttttctctcttaagcaCACATGAAAAGTCAAGTTTCTGGAATCCAGCTGATGCTATTTGCAGTTTCTTTCCTGTGAGGGTTTTGGAGATTGAATCTCTTCTGTTGAGTCACTTTGTGTCCTCGGTTCTAGTTCTCATGCACTCCTGAGTGATGATTGGTTTTTGCTTTCTCGCACCAGTCCCAGCCTTTTGTGGACTACCCCTATAGCCAGTGTGCAGTGGTCGGCAATGGGGGGATTCTGAACAAGTCTCTCTGCGGAGCGGAAATTGACAAATCTGACTTCGTGTTTAGGTGAGTCTTGTCAAGATGGTTTCTGGGGAACCAATGGTTTGTCCTTCAGCAACACTAGGAAAGATGCTGACCTAGACATTTTATAGCCATACACACCACCGCTCTCCAGCTTGGAAATGAATGCATAGTATGCATCTGCTCAACTCTGGTCTTGTAAAGTATTTTTGCCTGAAGCCAAGGTAGTTTATGAAAACAGACAGAAAGTTGGTCTGTTTTGCTAATAATCAGTATAAAACATCCTACTTTAGGATCTGACAGGATGACTTGCCCAGATGAAATGTGACtttaaaaaggaagcagaaaaagtctACTTCTTTCTGTTCTGGGAGCATTGATTTTATACATCGAGGCACTTTGGTCCCTGTGGACTTAATGCTGCTTGTCCTATATACTGACCACCAAGCAGCATTCACAAGTAGTTCCTTCCTCGCCTTCATCTCGTGTTTGTAATTTATATTGGCGGTAATTATGCAGTGGTTGGTCTGATGGTCCAGAAATTGTTGAACACCCATTGAATTCTTGACGGAACCATGTTTGCACTCTTTATGTTTCACACAGGCAAGATCGGTGTCATAATGGGTTAACCACTGCACAAATCCACAGTGTCTGCGTGTGGTGGGGGGGCCACAGTGTCTGCGTGTGGTGGGGGGGCCACAGTGTCTGCATGTGGTGGGGGGGCCACAGTGTCTGCGTGTGGTGGTGGGGCGCCACAGTGTCTGCATGTGCTGGGGGGGAGCCACAGTGTCTGCGTGTGGTGGGGGGCCCACAGTGTCTGCGTGTGGTGGGGGGGCCACAGTGTCTGCGTGTGATGGGAGGCCACAGTGAAGATAAGTAATGGTTCATACAATAGGATTTTTATAGACTTAAAATTCCCCAAACATCTGTGTTGAGTATTAAGCAAAAgcattaattttactttatagcAGCCATAGAAAGAACAGTTTAGGCTTAaagtctaggaaaaaaaaagtctcagcagATAGTTGATTTATAACTTTAAGACAAGGCCTGGGTTTACAGGTTCTACTTTGGCTGACGCTAGGATTTTTCTGAGCACACTTTTCCTTCTGAAGTTGGCCATTCAAACTGAAAGCAAAATTAGGGCTACATATGGTTGGTGCCATTAAAGTGTATCTAGTTTTTAAGCCTGCGCTTATTTTGCCTATGCTTGCTCATCACACATAGAAGTTgcccatttgtttttatttcaaacattGGGAGCTACAAATTAAGTGTATGAGGAACAAACATTGCCATACTGACATTATATAGCATTCTATGGTTATACTGTTACATCTGTGTGAGCATTTTATATAATAtctcacatatattatatacatatttgtataaaaggatgcacacacatgtacatcctGCTGTTTTCCATGAAGTCTCCAGTTATATTAGAAACCACTTTTAAGCCCGTCGTGGTGGCTCATGCATGTAATTTCAACATGCACGTCtcaaacaacaaagaacaatttaggatccttaaaaacaaaacaaaacaaaaaagcaaaactaaaaacccaaaacccccaaaccaaacaaacatgtcTGTGATTTGTTACAGAAGGCCACTGATGAGAGCCTTTTGTGGCCAcctataatgaatatatattttctgatatatattttatagtagaGTGAGAAATCCATGTGTCATTTATTCCAGAGTCTCATAGGGTGAAAAGCAGAGTCCTGCAGCGCCATCCACATCACAGATGGTGTCAGCTGTACACAGATTTCCTGAGGGCGCTCAGTGTTTGCTTTCCATgatcctcttttttttaaatctgttatgtttggtttttcaagacaaggtatctctgtgtagccttggctatcctggacacactttgtaggccaggctggccttgaactcacagccatctgcctgcctctgcctcccgagtgctgggattaaaggcgtgcgccaccacgcctggcccatgCTCCTCTTTTAAAAGATGCTCAAAATGAAGTTTAAACTACACTCTCATGTTTCTGTGATCGTATTATGCTCAAAATTAGTGTCTTTCAGGGTTTCCCAATGAAAAATTAGTACTCCGGGTTTAGAACAGCAGGATAAAATTTGCTACAAAAACACTAGGGTTTCCTTCATAAGTGACCTAATTTGGCGACAAAGTTATCCATATGGCAATCAGGAGTTACTAGTGTTCCCATTGCAGGCCTTATTTCTGGAAGACTCTATCACCATATTCTCAGTGCCTCGGTTCCTTTAACTCTGGACCGACCATTCCGTTGTGGGAATGTAACTGACCTCCATCAACACAGCTGATCTAAATCACACCTTCAATTAAAAACCCTTGAAGATCCTTCAGATGCAGGGTGGGGGTGATTTGTTTAACAACGTCAACGAAAATAGTAAGGTCACTCACCAGGCTGGTATAGTTTGTGCAATGTCGGAATATCATCTTAGAATCCAAGACTTGCTGAGTGGCAACAAGCAGCAAGCAGGTGCATTCCGACGTTCTCATCACAGCACTGGTTTCTTCTGAGATTGCAACAGTGCTCGGGGGcaggtggatgtgtgtgtgtgtgtgtgtgtgtgtgtgtgtgtgtgtgtgtgtgtgtgtcttgtacaCCCATTTTTTAAGGGTTGCATTTTGAAAATGCTTTTCCTCCTTTATTCTAGGTGTAACCTACCCCCAGTCACAGGGGATGCTAATAAAGATGTTGGGAGCAAAACAAATCTTGTGACTGTGAACCCCAGCATCATCACCCTGAAGTGAGTGTTTGCACGTTGCACAGCCCCTCAACACCTCACACTTTTCTCCTGCTGCTGAGGCTGGCACACCATAGGGCTAAGCCAGCTTCTGGGGAAAACACGAAGAAGTACATCTGCAAAGTTTGACATCTCATCCAGGCTGTGCATCATCAGAAGAATGGCTCAgttgtatttctctttctttcttttttatatatactttatttgttttaaataattaaacatgttttattttttacatatacatttatattattacacattatatacaataaactacctacagcaagaagaaacatggcacactcaggaattatataaatgttgtattcttaatgttttggctatttgtattttgacagccctgaagaaaacatttttcctatcttggtgcatctaaacttctgaatgtaaatcagtctccatcacatcttgtcattatcaatttaaaatatctatctatacctaaaaacattttatcccctaaacaactaagcttcattgaaaaactaagctacctggtcttcaactctatcagagacttgagaaggaataaacttgattacctgagtatttaCCGGCTGGGCCCATCTGTAACAAGGATCATACCTGCAGAGCTGAGTCCAGGTGCTGGCCACAATCTGTATTATCTGCCATCCTGtgagcaacttcaggccttggtctgtcTCCGCCTACCCACCTGGAGCACACTGCTCAGACActgctaagacacaaagcaaacaggctgagcagagacctgcatGGGTCACAATCCGCATTAGCTGCTATCGTGTGAGCAACTTCGGGCCCTGCTCAGTTGTTTCTAGTGTCATGAGCTACGTTTCTACCAAAAGGAGAATTTATCTCTTCAACTTAAAAAGTAGAGACCagtttcttccattttattccaGAATCTTCAGGCAGTTTACATGTTTCCCTCAGTAGTTAGTGCCTTCTTGACAAAATTGTTTGCTTTCACTTTGGGTAGTTTATTATTCAGAATAATTTTCACAGCCCACTTCTGTAATGTAGCTGTTACAGAATGTTGATTCATTCACAAAAATTCCACATGcactttctttattatttctgtcAAAAAGAGACAGCTAACCattagtaataaaaatagactccTTAAATTGTTCTAGAATCTCAGAGTGAAGACAAACAATGTAGCTGCCTTCCAAAGCTAATTGTGGAAaaacttttatttgaaagaattCTTCCTGAGGTGCCATGAGAAGCATAAGATGGTGGAAGCCTAAAGCAGGAagcatattataaataaataaacaaacaaacaaacaaatattcagATAGGCataggcttttaaaataaaacttctgtTGGTGACTAAATATGtataatagatatataaattataacttttaaatatataatctaTGGTATTTGCTTATGAGTAAGTGTTAAAGTTATTAAAAATCCAAAGCAACATTAGATAATGTTGCTGggttataatataaaacaatagaagaaatgCCTGTCTACTAATAAGTCTCTGTAGGTCAAGAAAGGAGAATCAAGGCCAGGTCTTTGATATCTAGTTGATACTTAATCAAGCAGATCAAGTTGTTTTTAAGTCAATGGTTTgactttttaatataatgaatGTAAACAGTTGCATTTTGACCACGTATACTCAACATCATATAACCAAAATTACTGCtttgattatttattattattgttactgttattgttgtgactggcttttttttttttttcagatataggaatttgaaaaagaaaacaaagtttctgGAGGATATTTCCACCTATGGAGACGCATTCCTTCTCCTGCCAGCCTTTTCCTACAGGATCAACACTGGCATCTCTTTTAAAGTCTACGAAACGCTCAAAGAGTCGAACGAGAGGCCAAAGGTCCTCTTCTTCCACCCCAGGTACCTGAAACATCTCGCTCGTTTCTGGAGAACTAAGGGAGTGACCGCATACCGCTTGTCCACAGGCTTGATGATCGCCAGCATCGCGGTGGAACTGTGTGAAAACGTGAAGCTCTATGGATTCTGGCCTTTCTCTAAGACTGTGGAAGAGATGCCCCTCAGCCACCACTACTATGACAACATGCTGCCTAAGCGTGGCTTCCACCAGATGCCCAAAGAATATGGCTTGATGCTGCAGCTCCATATGAAAGGGATCATCAAACTGCAGTTTAGCAAATGTGACACGGCTTAAGGTTTCTTAAACTGGAAATGCCTGGTATCTCCAAACACTAAAGGAGTATGCGGGTGTGGGGCGTGGAAGATTACAACAGAGCTCCCCAACTTGGCTAGACCAAAGCTCCCCGCTAACTTAGCAGCCCCTACAAGTCACTCATTCTATAATTTTCAACTTTCCTTCTCTGAAAATGGAGCTCATGATAGCAGACTCTGacaagtaaaatgaaatgatttttttaagcCTCTTGGCATAGAATTTGATCTGAGGGACTCGCTGAGTGATTGCTTGTTCCTATTTGTAATAGTCTTTTCCACCTTGACCAGAGTGGCAATGAAACTGTGCCAAAGACCCTTTCTGAAGAGAACGTCTGAATCATGAGTAGTCATTGATTTCTTACTCACAACCCATTCTTTATTAATAATATCTTTCCCAATATTCTCTCCCTCCTAAAAGAGTATGCAAAAATATATCATCAAACAAAGCATCCTTGACTATTCAGGAAGAAAATTCTCTTTCACTTGGCAgtgtgcctgcctctgattcAGTTCCACTGGTGACATTAGCTGCATTGAGGTGTTGATTGTATTTGGGGCATTTCTTTGTCTCTTGGCTACATTTTCCTCACTGTTATCACTTTATACCAGCTTCCTGTTCAGggttctgctttctgcttttctccctcccaccaaCAGGATCCACTCA
This window contains:
- the St8sia6 gene encoding alpha-2,8-sialyltransferase 8F yields the protein MRLVGTLFILVGSLLLLLLLRLLWWPADAPDRSRLVVKESKEDRSGTSAVLRTLWSSPTTPAPHTRNRNTTYLDEKSLQLMEKCKNLQDGLNSLSNKTRRYSEGDYLQIIANIQRCPWRRQAEEYENFRAKLASCCDAVQNFVVSQNNTPVGTNMSYEVESKKQIPIRENIFHMFPVSQPFVDYPYSQCAVVGNGGILNKSLCGAEIDKSDFVFRCNLPPVTGDANKDVGSKTNLVTVNPSIITLKYRNLKKKTKFLEDISTYGDAFLLLPAFSYRINTGISFKVYETLKESNERPKVLFFHPRYLKHLARFWRTKGVTAYRLSTGLMIASIAVELCENVKLYGFWPFSKTVEEMPLSHHYYDNMLPKRGFHQMPKEYGLMLQLHMKGIIKLQFSKCDTA